One window of the Fusobacterium animalis 7_1 genome contains the following:
- a CDS encoding Smr/MutS family protein has product MYNEIDLHNLDFRLALSIFKRKYNEALKRKDKREILIIHGYGANKLGHIPILATNLRIFLSKNKDKLSYRLSINPGVTYVTPISRLD; this is encoded by the coding sequence ATGTATAATGAAATTGATTTGCATAACCTCGATTTTAGATTAGCTTTAAGTATATTTAAGAGAAAATATAATGAAGCCTTAAAAAGAAAAGATAAGAGGGAAATTTTAATAATTCATGGTTATGGGGCTAATAAATTAGGACATATTCCTATTTTGGCAACTAATTTAAGAATTTTTTTATCCAAAAATAAAGATAAATTAAGTTACAGACTTTCAATAAATCCTGGTGTAACTTATGTAACACCAATATCTAGGTTGGATTAG
- the aroF gene encoding 3-deoxy-7-phosphoheptulonate synthase encodes MYIRLKNKNFSKKVNDFLEKNKIKYFFVLDGENIKYAILYIPNDFQEENFKEIEDLIEITEIKSAYKFVSREFKKSDTIIDIKGHLIGGDNFMFMAGPCSVENKEMLSNIAKEVKKGGAVVLRGGAYKPRTSPYDFQGLGEIALKYLREVADKNDMLVVTEAMDVENLDLVCTYSDIIQIGARNMQNFSLLKKLGKVNKPILLKRGLSATINEFLLSAEYIIAHGNREVILCERGIRTFETMTRNTLDINAIALIKELSHLPIIIDASHGTGKRSLVEPVTLAGIFAGANGAMVEVHENPDCALSDGPQSLDFKLFEKLARNIKKSLIFRKELD; translated from the coding sequence ATGTATATAAGATTAAAAAATAAGAATTTCTCTAAAAAAGTAAATGATTTTTTAGAAAAAAATAAAATAAAATATTTTTTTGTATTAGATGGAGAAAATATAAAATATGCTATACTATATATACCAAATGATTTTCAAGAAGAGAATTTTAAAGAAATTGAAGATTTAATTGAGATCACTGAAATTAAGAGTGCATATAAATTTGTAAGTAGAGAATTTAAAAAGTCAGATACTATAATAGATATAAAAGGACATTTAATAGGCGGAGATAATTTTATGTTTATGGCAGGACCTTGTTCTGTTGAAAATAAGGAAATGCTTTCAAATATAGCTAAAGAAGTAAAAAAAGGTGGTGCTGTTGTTTTAAGAGGTGGAGCATATAAACCAAGAACTTCTCCCTATGATTTTCAAGGACTAGGTGAAATAGCCTTAAAGTATTTAAGGGAAGTAGCTGATAAAAATGATATGTTAGTTGTAACAGAAGCTATGGATGTTGAAAACTTAGATTTGGTTTGTACTTACTCAGATATTATACAAATTGGTGCTAGAAATATGCAAAATTTTAGTTTATTAAAAAAGTTGGGAAAAGTGAATAAACCTATACTTTTAAAAAGAGGTTTAAGTGCAACTATCAATGAATTTTTATTATCAGCAGAATATATAATTGCTCATGGAAATAGAGAAGTAATACTTTGTGAAAGAGGAATTAGAACTTTTGAAACTATGACAAGAAATACCTTGGATATAAATGCTATTGCTCTGATAAAAGAATTATCTCATCTTCCTATCATAATTGATGCAAGTCATGGGACAGGAAAAAGAAGTTTGGTTGAACCTGTTACTTTGGCAGGAATTTTTGCAGGAGCTAATGGAGCTATGGTGGAAGTACATGAAAATCCAGACTGTGCATTGTCAGATGGTCCTCAATCACTAGATTTTAAATTATTTGAAAAATTGGCAAGAAATATAAAAAAATCCTTAATTTTTAGAAAGGAATTAGATTAA